Part of the Primulina huaijiensis isolate GDHJ02 chromosome 15, ASM1229523v2, whole genome shotgun sequence genome is shown below.
TTGACACCAAGGCAAGTCTTTCTTCTTTTGGCACACAAGCTTTTGCGTGATTGAAATGGCGACAAAATGGTCCTTTGGTTAAAGCTTCAGTCAAATTAATCACACTTGCAATTATATTGATGATGGAAACATTTGTAAATAAAGGACGTCATAGTTTGAAAACACCATTATATTTTCGGTGAATTTGACATTTCCGTTTAGAATTATATCTAGAAGTAATACTTTGATCCAATATGTTCTGGTTGTAATTAAAAACTTCTAATTCGCTATTCTTGCATATTCAATGTTTCAACTGATGGGGTTACACACTTACACTTAGTTATCTCGCAGCTTCTACTCATTATAACTAATTTTAGGTCAAGTCATTTTTAAATCGATAATGGATGGAAATATTAAGAGATTTTTTTCTAGGCATAGCTCCTGAAGTAGGCTGACCTAAAGTACAGCATGAGAATTAGAAGGAATTATTGAACTGATGCTCTGCAAAACGTCCGTGTATCTCTTTTTTTTACATGCTTAAGTGTTATGCATTATCATATGATGTTTCTGTTTTTGATACTTGGTTTTTTTGGGAAGGGTCCGGAGGTTAGGAGTGGTGATTTAACTCAGCCAATTGAATTGAATCCTGGTCAGGAATTCACTTTCACAATAATAAGGGGAGTTGGATCGGCAGACTCTGTCAGTGTTAACTATGATGATTTTGTAAATTATGTAGAAGCAGGGGACATGCTTCTTGTTGATGGTATGATGCTGtaaattttctttccttttggTTAATGACTTCCAGATGAAAAATTGATTTGCTTCCTTTAGCCTTTGTTGATTAATTATGATGGTCGAACTCATTGATTTATAATCAAGGTCATATAACTTCACCAAAGCCTACAGATGGGAATTTGTACATCGCCATATTGAACTTTTGAGCACTTCCTTGGTCGATTTACTCACTAAAGAAATATATTCCTGTAATTTTGTGCACTTGCTCATGCTGCAATTTTAGTCTCTcgatatattttgatgtttctTTTGTCTTCTCTATTGGGTATCTCTTAGCTTCTTAGGTGGCATGATGTCATTCGACTCATTCTTGGTAAGATCCAAGACTGATGATTCTGTGAAATGTGAAGTTGTTGATGGAGAAGAGTTTAAATCCCGGTGGCATCTTAATGTTAGGGGAAATGCGGCACACTTCCAGCCATTACTGGCCTgactcattgatgatatttttaatttactttGTAGCCTTTTTATCCCTTAATGTTAAATAATCATGCAGCAAGTGCTCAAAATAACCTTTCTTTAGCCACGGCTATTATTTATGTCCTTAGTCTCTGAAAGGACCTTTTGGTGTTTACTTGCTACAGAAAAAGACTGGGATGATATAAAATCTGCAGTGGACAATAAAGTTGACTTCTATGCTGTTTCCTTTGTCAAAGATGCAGCTGTGGTACATGAATTGAAAAAATACCTGAAAGGTAAATCTAAGATTTTATCGATTTATTTGCTTCTGTGTCTTTAACTCGAAGATTCATAATCTTTACGATGCAGACAGTGGTGCTGACATCCATATCATCGTGAAAATTGAGAGTGCATTCCATCTCAAATCTGCATTCGATAATAATGCTTCTGATGGGGTAAGAGCATTAATGTTATCAATTTGTTGGAAGAATATTGTTACTTAGAGCATTAATGTTATCAATTTGTTGGAAGAATATTGTTACTTCCTTCTATTTTCTTTGAGTTTAAGACCATCAAAATTTCGTCTGAAGAAGccaatttattttgaataatctCGATTATCAAGTCTCAAGTCCTTTTAGTTAGTACTTATTGTCTGGTGTTCATATATTTCTTAAATGCTGTTATATATCCATTTGAAAAAGAATACCAGAACTAGTAGTCTTGTTGTCAGCCAGAGGGAAACAGCTGAACAGCAGGTGGATTGTGGAGGCATTACTCCATTGGAGCCAAACTGCTGCTTCTCTCTTTTTTGAGTCATCTCTAGTTCTCTGCTTTTAATCCGGTATGCATTTACTAAATACAGTGAGGTCATGGTCATTTCTCTTCTTTCTCAGGCCATGGTTGCCAGAGGAGATCTTGGTGCAGAATTGCCAATCGAAGAGGTCCCTTTGTTGCAGGTAATCTTATGATTTCTCTCTGCCTGCTATGCCAGTCAGAGCTCATGGATATTTCTACATTTTCCTAGCAATACATTGTTGACTCCGAATAATTTGACATGAAAGCAAAATATGACAACCGCAGGAAGAAATTATCAGGATATGTCATAGTATGGGAAAAGCAGTCATAGTGGCCACGAATATGCTCGAGAGTATGATAGTTCATCCCATACCTACCCGAGCAGAGGTCTCAGATATTGTGATTGCCGTTAAAGAACGTGCCGATGCAGTTATGCTTTCTGGAGAAACTGCTCATGGGAAGTAAGTACTTTGCTCTtgatttttgatatattttcttgcaACAATTTTTGTCGTGAATGAATTGACTTTGACTCagaaaaaaattgttgaaaGGATTCTCTTTCAATGAAAAGTTTCCTCTGAAAGCAGTCAAGGTAATGCACAATGTCTCCTTGCGGACTGAAGCTACTATAATGGGTGCACAAACACCTTCAAATCTAGGTCAAACCTTCAAGGCAAGTGCATCCTTTTGTTTAACAAATCCCAAGCCAATGTTCTTTGCATGATTTTTATGCCTGTGGATGCATATCCTCCTTAATGCAGCCAAATTTTACCAATTTTGGAATATGCAGAATCATGAGTGAAATGTTTGCTTTCCATGCAAGGACGCGCTTGGAACTTCAATTGTTGTGTTAACTAGAACAGGTTTCACGGCCATTTACTTGTCTGCCCCGTTCACATGGAGTTGTCTTCTGATGCCGAGGAGACATTTGCCACTGCGTTAGATTTATTAAAGGTGAACATTCATTAGCATCAGTATCTGACTCTCTGTGAGTAGTTTCTACCAGTCGATGGTCTTCAACTAATCTTTGCAGTGGAATAATGTTCCAAGTAACAAGAACATACATTCTCTTACTGTTCTTGACTAATGGGGAAAAACTAAGAAGCTAATGGTTCTATGAATTCAAGCTTCCGTGAA
Proteins encoded:
- the LOC140959424 gene encoding plastidial pyruvate kinase 2-like, whose protein sequence is MSLVSERTFWCLLATEKDWDDIKSAVDNKVDFYAVSFVKDAAVVHELKKYLKDSGADIHIIVKIESAFHLKSAFDNNASDGAMVARGDLGAELPIEEVPLLQEEIIRICHSMGKAVIVATNMLESMIVHPIPTRAEVSDIVIAVKERADAVMLSGETAHGKKKLLKGFSFNEKFPLKAVKVMHNVSLRTEATIMGAQTPS